One Beggiatoa leptomitoformis DNA segment encodes these proteins:
- a CDS encoding Calx-beta domain-containing protein produces MLRINRLLIVSLLWLGSFSLAYAQASLQFSSPAYAVNETDGVVQILVTRAADSVGAVTVDYATIDVNALSGVDYTGKGGTLTWADGDLTHKVIEIPITKDTVSENDELFSIILTNPVGNAVLGVNTLSNITIIDTPASGAGNLQFVATDYTVTENSGVAQLGIERIGGSVGAVAVQYAVTGGTAVVDTDYVSVAGTLNWSAGDAQTKTVALPILLDEQEDGNKTVVLSLSNASGGAALGAKNTSTVMIVDSFGNAVSSSTAGILQFSTALTTVNETAGTANVSVTRTGGTQGTVSVSYSTKDGTAVAGSDYTLTQGSLSWANGDGEAKTVSIPVLTDNLTEGNELFTISLANPTGNALLGTISNANIKLLDGTGNPSTTTVSEAGAVQFEFSSYAVNENDGNLTVNVKRVSGTKGDVRVNYSAQNSTAVNGQDFVLSSGLLVWADGNSDVKTISITLQDDLVAEQNESFVLKLSTPTNGLVLGTPSETTITLRDNDATRIQFSSSDFLVNENQGFAYITVTRQGSSQGRITVDYKTTSNTAIDNQDYQGGAGMLVWEDGDASTKRFSIAINDDTFVEEAETFRIALSNLTGNGALGSPAEAVITIKDNDAVVVCSNPPPTLINCYLDNTNSTLTNVRITSIGVVVGGQLSGRIDNFGSVDGVTLLPSTILNNYEVGIAGNLSLNSYANVIGGFLQGNIVGIGDSPATLTSTRILTGSYLQNVIIEGNMVIDTEVTMGNQVRFRLNGNIPPIDLSNLLGYTPANTMEMLAVNLYTDVLLNSIRGGIVATLNGLYDLTEKDWFITQDTETGYIAFDGGDKHYNLFPTRVRQALEGQVINDIDLGLIVREDDRFTVTSHTGREVTAHPVIQDVAALQRALDTFVLPVSRIAMDTEGNVKLYLPNKVDNIIYYSIRADVCSTPFAQNISPDLGFDLLPIREDLLCMGSDANMNVFVRNGIIAYLVFNNGQSRQYLYPAAADAAALRAVSQDTLLYKNGMAIIHIGEGVTRKTYKGLLTYAVTQGTNITGELEVFDVDDMNQDGLGDYLIVYPNGDGQLMYKVN; encoded by the coding sequence ATGTTACGGATTAATCGGTTATTAATAGTCAGCTTATTATGGTTGGGGAGTTTTTCCCTTGCTTATGCCCAAGCCAGTTTGCAATTTTCCTCACCTGCATACGCGGTTAATGAGACGGATGGTGTTGTGCAAATTCTTGTAACACGTGCCGCAGACAGTGTTGGTGCTGTGACGGTGGATTACGCAACCATTGACGTAAACGCATTATCAGGGGTGGATTACACAGGCAAAGGCGGAACATTAACATGGGCAGATGGGGATTTAACTCATAAAGTCATTGAAATCCCTATTACAAAAGACACTGTTAGTGAAAACGACGAGTTATTCAGCATTATACTTACCAACCCTGTGGGAAATGCTGTTTTGGGGGTTAATACCTTAAGCAACATCACTATTATTGATACGCCTGCAAGTGGTGCGGGCAATCTTCAATTTGTTGCAACAGATTATACTGTAACAGAAAATTCTGGAGTGGCTCAGTTGGGGATTGAACGGATTGGTGGCAGTGTTGGCGCGGTCGCGGTGCAATATGCGGTAACGGGAGGGACTGCAGTTGTTGATACAGATTATGTCAGCGTAGCTGGAACATTAAACTGGAGTGCGGGTGATGCACAGACTAAAACTGTCGCGCTACCTATCTTATTAGATGAGCAAGAAGATGGTAATAAAACGGTTGTATTGAGTTTAAGTAATGCTTCAGGGGGCGCGGCACTGGGGGCGAAAAATACCAGTACGGTGATGATAGTAGATAGCTTTGGCAATGCGGTAAGTAGCTCCACAGCAGGTATTTTACAATTTTCTACTGCGTTGACAACGGTGAATGAAACCGCAGGGACTGCAAATGTCAGTGTAACCCGCACGGGTGGCACACAAGGTACGGTGTCTGTCAGCTATAGCACTAAAGACGGAACAGCCGTTGCGGGAAGTGATTACACGCTAACACAGGGTTCATTGAGCTGGGCTAATGGTGATGGTGAAGCCAAAACCGTGAGCATTCCTGTACTCACTGATAATCTGACGGAAGGCAACGAGCTTTTTACCATTTCCTTAGCTAATCCAACAGGAAACGCGCTGTTAGGTACAATTTCCAATGCTAATATAAAGCTGTTAGATGGGACAGGAAACCCCAGTACGACAACAGTCAGTGAAGCGGGAGCCGTGCAATTTGAATTCAGCAGTTATGCTGTGAATGAAAATGATGGCAACTTAACGGTTAATGTTAAACGGGTATCGGGTACGAAAGGGGATGTGCGTGTCAATTATAGTGCGCAAAATAGTACGGCGGTGAATGGTCAGGATTTTGTTTTGTCCTCAGGTCTTTTAGTCTGGGCCGATGGAAATAGTGATGTCAAAACGATTAGCATCACGTTACAAGATGATCTTGTCGCAGAACAAAATGAAAGTTTTGTCCTGAAATTATCAACGCCTACAAATGGATTGGTATTAGGCACGCCCTCAGAAACAACTATAACATTGCGTGATAATGATGCAACCCGTATTCAATTTTCTTCTAGTGACTTTCTAGTTAATGAAAATCAAGGGTTTGCTTATATTACGGTTACTCGCCAAGGCAGTAGTCAAGGACGTATTACCGTTGATTATAAAACCACTTCCAACACTGCAATAGATAATCAAGATTATCAGGGGGGCGCAGGTATGTTGGTTTGGGAGGATGGGGACGCAAGCACTAAGCGTTTTTCTATTGCTATCAATGATGATACGTTTGTAGAGGAGGCTGAAACATTCCGCATTGCGTTGAGCAATTTAACAGGCAATGGCGCGTTAGGTTCACCTGCTGAAGCGGTGATTACTATTAAGGATAATGATGCTGTTGTGGTATGTTCTAACCCTCCCCCGACGTTGATTAATTGTTATTTGGATAATACGAATAGTACCTTAACCAATGTGCGGATTACATCGATAGGTGTTGTGGTTGGTGGACAGTTATCAGGGCGGATTGACAATTTTGGTTCGGTGGATGGGGTTACTTTGTTACCCAGTACGATTTTAAACAATTATGAAGTGGGGATTGCGGGTAATTTAAGCCTTAATAGTTATGCCAATGTGATTGGTGGTTTTTTGCAAGGCAATATTGTCGGGATTGGTGATAGCCCTGCAACGCTTACCAGTACACGAATATTAACAGGTAGCTATCTGCAAAACGTCATCATCGAAGGCAATATGGTGATTGATACCGAAGTGACGATGGGGAATCAAGTACGCTTCCGTTTAAATGGAAATATTCCACCTATCGATTTATCTAATTTGTTAGGTTATACACCAGCTAACACGATGGAAATGTTGGCAGTAAATTTATATACGGATGTGTTGTTGAATAGCATACGGGGCGGTATTGTAGCCACGCTGAATGGGTTGTATGACTTAACTGAAAAAGATTGGTTTATCACACAAGATACAGAAACAGGTTATATCGCTTTTGACGGTGGGGATAAACACTATAATTTATTCCCAACTAGAGTACGTCAAGCCTTAGAGGGGCAGGTTATCAATGATATTGATTTAGGGTTGATTGTGCGAGAAGACGACCGTTTTACAGTCACTTCTCACACAGGACGTGAAGTAACGGCACATCCTGTTATTCAAGATGTTGCCGCGTTACAACGTGCCTTAGATACCTTTGTGTTACCTGTATCGCGCATTGCGATGGATACAGAAGGCAATGTTAAACTGTATTTACCGAATAAAGTGGATAACATTATCTATTACAGTATTCGGGCAGATGTTTGTTCTACACCCTTTGCACAAAATATTTCCCCTGATTTAGGCTTTGATTTATTGCCCATTCGTGAGGACCTGCTTTGTATGGGGTCAGATGCGAATATGAATGTTTTTGTTCGTAACGGGATTATTGCGTATTTGGTCTTCAATAACGGGCAATCACGTCAGTATCTATACCCAGCGGCGGCGGATGCAGCGGCATTGCGTGCTGTTTCTCAAGATACGTTACTTTATAAAAATGGTATGGCGATTATCCATATTGGTGAAGGGGTCACTCGTAAAACTTATAAGGGTTTGCTGACTTATGCCGTGACACAAGGGACTAACATTACAGGCGAGTTGGAAGTATTTGACGTGGATGACATGAATCAAGACGGCTTAGGTGACTATCTGATTGTGTATCCAAATGGCGATGGGCAGTTGATGTACAAAGTCAATTAG
- a CDS encoding DUF6901 family protein, whose protein sequence is MFDSQQMFIEYTFTMDDGKVLHYKIHFERPRPNVLNKADYPRWTELDFHQCSNCPLDMKEYSHCPAAIDAKEIILGFCEILSCSAADVRVRTPEREYIKRSDAQTGLRALIGFVMATSACPLLSKMRGMAHYHLPFASLDEIVFRVTSSYLLKQYYNHQDGGVADLELNGLKMFYEEMQTLNYDFLQRIRAAASEADSNLDVLSTLFSISALLSLRLEPHLEKLKPLFVDKTNDVKKI, encoded by the coding sequence ATGTTCGACAGTCAGCAAATGTTTATTGAATATACCTTCACAATGGATGATGGCAAGGTCTTGCATTATAAGATTCATTTTGAAAGACCCAGACCTAATGTTTTAAATAAAGCAGACTACCCTCGCTGGACAGAATTAGACTTTCATCAGTGCAGTAATTGCCCTTTAGATATGAAAGAATATTCCCACTGTCCTGCCGCAATAGACGCAAAAGAAATTATTTTAGGATTTTGTGAAATTTTATCTTGTAGTGCTGCGGATGTGCGTGTTAGAACGCCAGAACGTGAGTATATTAAACGCTCTGATGCACAAACAGGGCTTCGCGCCTTAATCGGATTTGTCATGGCAACCAGTGCTTGCCCCTTATTATCTAAAATGCGAGGCATGGCACATTATCATTTGCCTTTTGCTTCTTTAGATGAAATTGTCTTTCGCGTAACCTCCTCTTATTTACTTAAACAATATTATAATCATCAAGATGGCGGCGTTGCGGACTTAGAGTTAAACGGTCTAAAAATGTTTTATGAGGAAATGCAAACACTGAATTATGACTTTTTGCAGCGAATTCGCGCAGCAGCAAGTGAGGCAGATTCTAATTTGGATGTTTTATCTACATTATTCTCCATTTCAGCCTTACTCTCATTGCGTTTAGAACCCCATTTAGAAAAGCTAAAGCCTTTGTTTGTTGATAAAACTAACGACGTAAAAAAAATATAA
- a CDS encoding DUF6901 family protein, giving the protein MYIEYTFTMDDGKVLNYRVEFHRPREHLLEQNNYPAWTQLAFHQCPNCPLHQSHYSHCPPAIDAYEILLGFADIISCHEVDIHVKTPEREYFKRTDAQTGLRAIIGFVMASSACPLLSKMRGMAYYHLPFASLDETVFRVTASYMLEQYYNQKKNKTIDLDFTGLKQRFKETQTVNYHFLERIRAATEADSNLNVLATLFTISSMLSLSLERHLKEIEYLFD; this is encoded by the coding sequence ATGTATATTGAATATACCTTCACAATGGATGACGGTAAGGTTTTAAACTATAGAGTTGAATTTCATAGACCTCGTGAACATCTATTAGAACAAAATAATTATCCTGCTTGGACACAATTAGCATTTCATCAATGTCCTAATTGTCCTTTACACCAATCACATTATTCTCACTGTCCCCCTGCTATTGATGCTTATGAAATTTTGTTAGGTTTTGCTGACATTATTTCTTGTCATGAAGTCGATATTCATGTAAAAACGCCTGAACGAGAGTACTTTAAACGCACGGATGCACAAACAGGGTTACGCGCAATTATTGGTTTTGTCATGGCAAGCAGTGCTTGTCCACTCCTTTCTAAAATGCGTGGAATGGCTTATTATCACTTACCTTTTGCGTCGTTGGATGAGACTGTTTTCCGTGTCACTGCCTCTTACATGCTAGAACAGTATTATAATCAGAAAAAAAATAAAACCATTGATTTAGACTTTACTGGCTTAAAACAACGTTTTAAAGAAACACAGACGGTTAATTATCATTTCTTGGAGCGTATCCGCGCCGCAACCGAGGCAGATTCCAACTTAAATGTACTCGCCACATTGTTTACCATCTCGTCTATGCTGTCTTTATCGTTGGAAAGACATTTAAAAGAGATAGAATATTTATTTGACTAA